tgtcccggccacgtggtggtcggtcagccgcgttACACGCTGATGGTACGGGGTCCagtgcctcgtcgtcgaattgaggtagaAGTTTACGCTTcaggtaacttttggttgggcgctcgaggccgtattcctcggctgccaggacattagtccacttgtcgttgagtagatcttgatcagcttgaagctgctgctgcttctttttcaggctccttgcagtggctattagccggcgcttaaagcgctcctgctcgagaggttcctcaggcacgataaagtcttcgttgccgagcctcacttcatcctcggagagtggaagataattgttgtcctccgagtcttcatttacggcctgttcatcagggctaacttgcccatcttcccgatcgtcctgttcagaggttggctcgacgggttcttcttcgtcttcggcgtcgtccgaagtattgttgtctctcgtgccggtattgctgccttttccacggcgtgatttagagtggcgccgctgacgtcggcgctttggttgtatctcaggaggtttatcctcgactggattcTTCTCGTTATCGTCgttaccctctttgggtgtatccaccatgtacacgtcatacgaagaggtggccgtccagcgtccggtaaacggcgggttctgggcctgctcctctccggcatcgtcgtccatgccgttgttgtcttcggagccgtaatcgagcatgtcagttaagtcctcgatagtgtctatgaagtgggtggtggatGGGACGTAAAATTctccgctctcagcccctagtctgggctgggcgtagttcagacgttgctcctctgtaatgacgagggatcgcatcaagtctagagcctcgcttaaaggcgaggtttggccagaGAGAAGAGAGTCCTTGGAGTACGGTGGGAAGGAGactccttggccgagctcacacgatgctgactccgagggttcggagccagtgtccggagaaggGTCCGGCTTCGTGATGATTGCTAGCGACACTACTTActccggctctcccgtactgggcttagtggccgtagatagtccggcgggctcaggaatcccgtcttcggacccggcgatgcgctccggatctaaggccagagcggaggttggggtcatgaacccttggaagatcaagtctcctcagatatcagtgacatagtccagatttccaaaactaatctggtgacctggggcgtagctgtcgatctgctctagatggccaagcgagttggcccgcagtgcgaagccgccgaatacgaagatctggccggggaggaaaacctcccccagggtggcattgttgtagatgactgatggagccatcgaaccttctgatgatgacatagtggaactctcaatgaaagcaccaatgtcggtgtcaaaaccggcggatctcgggtagggggtcccgaactgtgcgtctaaggtcgatggtaacaggagacgggggacatgatgtttacccaggttcgggccctcttaatggaggtaataccctacttcctgcttgattgatcttgatgaatatggggattacaagagttgatctaccacgagatcgtaatggctaaaccctagatgtctagcctgtaggattgtgattgcctctacggattaaaccctccggtttatatagacatcggaggggcctAGAGTTATACAGAGttggtttacagaggaaggaatcttcagatccgaacgccaagcttgccatccacgcaaaggagagtcccatccggacacgggaggaagtcttctatcttgtatcttcatggcccatcagtccggcccacgtcacatagcccggacgtccaaggaccccttaatcaaggactccctcaggggtgaataggcaactaccaatttttagtttttcttaacaaattaggtttagcaacaaaaaggttgtctagatgtgcaactaggtgagcaacctatataatactaacaataacaacaacaaagTGCAAGCAAGAGATACAACACAATAAaagcttgcacaaagtaaagggaagagataaccacaagtggagccggtggagacgaggatgtgttaccgaagttccttccctttgggggaagtacgtctccgttggagtggtgtggaggcacaatgctccccaagaagccactaaggccaccgtattctcctcatgccctcacacaatgcgagatgacgtgattccactagtggtgcccttgaaggcggcgaccgaacctttacaaataatgttggggctatctccacaacttGATTGGAGGCCCCCAACGAtaccacggagcttcaccacaatggaacgtggctccgaggtgacctcaaccgtctagggtgctcaaacacccaagagtaacaagatccgcaagggattagtggggggaatcaaatttctcttggtggaagtgtagatccgagccttctcaaccaatccctagaaaatcaacaagtttgattggctagggagagagatcgggcgaaaatgagctttggagcaacaatggagcttgggggaaaagaggtaggtcttcttggggaagaagacctccttttatagtgAGGAGCAATTCCAACCGTTATCCCACATCTCagcccgcagagggcggtactaccgctcaggggagcggtactaccgctggcagcaacggtactaccgcaagccccagcggtactaccgcagaaACACAACGTAGGAGCCAAGAGAGGGAGCGGATGTGGACGGGAGGGCCTGGGCGGCACTACTAGCAGCGGTGGAAGCCGTGTTACTACCgcgcacgagcggtactaccgctgctacTGCCGGTACTACTGCCGCAGAACCCGACACGAGAAACTCATTCATGAGTCGAGGCGGTATCAACACTGAACCAGAGCCGCACTACCGCTCTCATGGccaggagcagtactaccgctgtgagatagcggtactaccgcttgtcgcgattggcggtactgccgctctggaCCAGCGGCACTACCGTTGGCGCCTTCCTTATGCCACATCCACGAGACCGGAGAACTCCAATGAGGCGGGAATGAGCTGGGGGTGCATGAATGACGTGTACGtattgattccaccctagcctttccgatgcagaccccctcttgatagtacggtgtcTCCTACGACTCAAGTCCAAAAAAAGAAACGAAGGAGCCTACACCGGCTTCACTTTGAGCTCCGAGGGGAAAGAATCGTCTTGCGCCAATGAATGAATATTTGAAATACTCAATGCACACAattagtccgcaaatgcattgtcatcaatcaccaaaaccattTAGAGAGAGACATGCCCTAACACCAagaccatagcagttatagcatagaatataaactcttGAATTATAACAATacaaatattattgcctctagagcgtAATTCCAACAAGTATTTGCATTATGTTGTGGAACAATGGCACCCATTTTCACCTTCTCTGTTGACTTTGATCAGTTGTATATATATTTGGTTAAAAATTTACGTCTTGGTACCGTAATGTGAGGACTAGCCTCAAATATGCAAGAAAAGAACCAAGTCCTGGAGTAAACTCTAGTGCTCTCCACGCTAAGGCTGCGGATGATGTGACTTGCATCCTTTAATCCAAAAGCATTGATTCTGCCAAAACTTTAGTACACCGTAACTTGCCTCCTTATAAAACAATCTTTAAAAGTGTTTTCACAATTGTGATACATATAAAACTGAAAGGTCTGTTTCAAAAACTAGTAAGGACCCAAAGATATAAGATATCCAACGTCTTGTTTGAGTATAAGATGGCTCAAGATAGGTATGCGTGAATTTTTCACTATATCGGAAAGGTACTAATGAAGTGTTCATAATTATTACAGATTACGAGTGAAATGTTCACTGTGCTTGATTGGGATCCAGAAGAATGTCAGTCATGTCAtgatggtgaataaaacaacTGGACCTCGGGAGAAGGGCAAGGGTGCCAGTAAGACCGACGTGGATCCTTTGGCTAGCGCTACTCCGGAGATTGAGTGCTTCTTCTATAAAGAAGAATGATATTGAGAGGAACTGCGAGAAGTATAAAGACAGAAAGAAAAGACTGGAAATTCTAGCTCAGGTATGAATGCCATACAAGTTATAAATGTATAGATGGCTAGCCCGAAATGTAATTATTGTGAATTTTGTTAAATAATTACTCGCTAATTCCTGTGTGTTGTGATTAGAAGAGTTGATCACGAGGATACCAATTCAATTGCgtatgtaagtgcatctagtgccctcTGAGGATTTTGGATAATTCTATGGACAAAATGGTTAATGGACTAATGTTTTGCTAGTGTACACGAGAAGTTGTTCCTAAGAAGTTGTTTTAAAAAAGAGTTATGACCCCTCAAAATGTTGTGATAGCATTGAAAAATATGAGATGCCTATTTAAAGCAAATGATGATGCTCCAGGGCAAACCGTACTATTAAGGGGTGTCAAAGTGAAAGTTAGATTGAAGTCTTCTAGTATGTGCTTAACCAAACATTAGATCTTTGAGTGAAGGCTTTTAGAGTGCCACATCAAGAGCTTTTGGCTTTTGAGTCTGAGATGTTATTCTTTGGGAATCTTTTGCGTATTTGCCTCGCAGTACAGTCGGTTATCTTGTGTAGCAAGACAGACCACGTGAGAGAGGTACAAACACATCCTATatacttgatccaaatcataagTCTgcaggggagggggggggggggggttccgtcGCGTGAATTCCTATTTGATGTATCCAATTGTCATACAAAAGCATAGAACTCCCGCATGCCATGGGCAAGTTCCATTGCCTATTTTTCCTTCGATTTAGGGGTTTTTTTGTTGTTTATTTTGGGTTTTTTGCGCCTTTTCCTTCCCTTCTTTCCAGCTTTTTTTTGTTATATTTCCTTCCGGatttattttcattttcttttaaATTTTAGTTTTTATTCCATAAATATTATTTTATATGCATACACAATTGTTTAACACATGTCAAAAAATTTAATACATGGTGAATATCATTCAATACATGATGACTATGTTTCAAATACACTAAAATGTATTTTTCAATTTTTAATAATATACATTCCAAAATTTTAACTTAGCATTTTTTTCTCCTCTATTCTTCACGTGGACTTCTCGGATAGCAGATCCTATTTGTCGCTCACTGCGACCAACTGTCGAGTACCCACATATAGATAAGGAAGTTGGCGGCAGAAATTGGACCAGCCCATTTAGCTGGGGCACGATCCTGGTTTTTGGAACCTTTTAGAAGTTTCCCGTTTCCTTTATTTTTATGGTTTTCCTAATAATTATTTTTAATATTCCAAGTAAAAACTATCAGCATTTCAAAATATTCGCCTTTTTCAATAAAAAAGTTTGTAATCATTATAAAAATGATTTTTTAAACAATGTTCACAATTTCAGCAGAATGTTAATGTTTTAAATATACATAAAAACGTTCGTGTTTAAAAAGTGTTCTAAATTTAAGGAAGTTCTCAAAATTTTAAAAATAATTACATCTTAAAAATAAGTAAATTTTGTGTTTTTTCCCTGGAAAACCAAGTTAAAACCGAAAAACCCAAAAGAAACAACTTTCGAGGGCACAAGAAGGAAACATAAAAAACATCAGGAGTGTTGGCTACAGAAGCGGTCGCTACATAGGGCTGGCCCAGCTGGGGGCTCTTAGTGCGATTGAGCGATATTTTGTCGCACATACTAGACATAGTTACCCCTAAAAAGAAGAACatacatatactccctccattcctaaatataagtctttttaaagatttcaatataatctacatacagagcaaaatgaatgaatatACACTCTAAAATAAGTCTATATACGTCTGTATGTGGTCCGTATTGAAATCtttaaaaatacatatatctaGAAACAGAGGGGGTAGGTATTTAAAAAAAGTAGGCATAGAGAATTGAGCATAGCTCATATGGTTATGTTTGTTCGCGTGGAACCAGTCCATCCAAGTTCAAGTACTATTCTACGCCTTcttcttttttgcggggtaaAAAAAAAGAAGAATTTGACATTGATGTTTGCATTTTTTTTCTTATTATTTTAGACTTTCTGGCGATGTTCGTCACTCGATTCTCCCTTGAAAAAACAGTGACATACAGGAGTTCCCTCGTCGGCCGGCTACTGACTACATATGTACGGCGTGCACACCGGAGCTTTACAATGGGCCGTACCAAAGCTGAGCGCGGATGCCTATAGAAATCAGACCGCGTATGCTCTGCATCATACTACTAGTACCCATTTCGCCGAATCGCACGCATGTCACTCCAGTGGCTCCTGTCCGTGCGAGGAGTGAGCTTTTCCTTTCCAGCAAGCATTGGGGCGGTGATGTGTCGCGCGAACTGCATCATCGTGACCACATGTTTCCGGAGCAGATTAGCCACCGAAAAGCACAGTCATTCATATAGTAGCAGGCGGTACATCACTTCCACCCCGATCTACCTTCTGTCCAGTTCATCACACATATCCATTACACAGATCAGTCACGATTACTAGCTTAACAAGCAAGAACACTAGAGGCAGGCAGGCCGAGGGTCAGAGCAGCCTGGGGCTGGTGTAGGGGCCGTGGAGGATGCTGTCGGCGATGGCGTGGTAGGCGGCCTCCGTCAGGTGGACGCCGTCCCAGTTGGCGTACGCCGACGGGTCGGCGCACACGCTGGATCCCCGCACGCCGCAGCTCGCCTTGGGGTTGAAGTTGTACGGCCCCCCGCCGCCGCAGCACGTCTTCAGCGGCCCCTGCTTGAACCCTGCAACCGCCACAACCTCACAAGTTATTAGCATTCAGCACCACCACTACAATTAGCAAGGTGACACTTCACCTGCCAATCCATAACCATAAGCCACCTCATAGATTTGCCCTATATGGAACTCATACTAGTACTGCAAGTGATCTAaggcaacctgaaaactgatgtTCAGGTTATGCCAAGAAAACAGATATTCTACTTTTTATGCTTAGGTTATGCCAATAATTTCTTTCCTGGACCCCTTGATGCTCAGCACCACACATGCACATCCACTATATCAGTGACAGAAACCACGTTAACCGGCAGTGGAGTGGAGATGACCAAGACACTTAGCTGGACCTAGCAAGAAGTCCTTTTATGCCCCAACACGGCTCACCTTTCCCCAAAGGCCAGCCAATGGGGACATTCAGATCCCCAAAATCTTTTCTAAACAGCCCTGCGATCTTTTGCAGCATCTCCCTGGCCCCTGTTACAGCGTCGATACTGTGCCCCCATACTGATGATGGCACACCGTGGCGGGCCAACGTTCGGACATGGTTACGGGTTACCGTTCAGTGTAGCTGTCGTTCTTGAATGATTCGCATCATGGTGTTTCATCACGTAGAAAGAAAAGTCCAACGCATCCCTGTCATTCAGGTCGGATACCATCCTAGATTTCGCCGCCGGTCGATCGGCGCGTGCTACCATGAACGGGAAAAATGGCTGCGGCTGGAATGCTCGGTTTGTAGTACACTCACCGAACTGCTTGGGGTTCTTGGCGAAGGCCATGGCCGCGCCGTAGTAGTCGGCGTACATGATCCGGGCCTCGGGGTACTTGAGCCGGAGCACCTGCAGCTTCTGCTGGACCATGGCGTTGTGGCGCTGCGCGAAGTCGTTGTACGTTTTCAGGCAGCCGACGGCGTCGTAGTCGCCCCTGCTCCTGCCGGGGTGCAGGGTCAGGTACGCCGACGAGCAGCCCATCGGCAGGTTCCCCGGCACCACCAGGTGCATCGCGCCGCCCTTGATCAGCCTCTGCGCCAATGCACATACAACCAGCAGAGTTAGAACTGCGCTGGTGAGACAATGGAGGACAAGAGAATGCGGCTCTGCGCACCTCGGTTGCGTCGATGATGGCGGAGGAGACGGTGGGGACGTAGGATTTGGCGTCGTCCAGGGTCTTGCCCTTGAAGAAGGCGTAGTTGTAGTCGTTCCCCCCAATCTCCCCCACGAGGAAGAGCGACCTGCTGAAATACTTCTTGCAATCTGCTCCGATTTTAAAAAGACAAGCGAGAGAATCTTGCAATGAGCAACCAGTTGTGGAGATTGACCCCCAAATCCGACTAATTGGTAAAGAAATGGCGGCGACGGACTTTTGGGTGAGCTGCAGAGTAAAGGCTTGAGCTTCTCGAACCAGTCGAGCTGCACGCTGAGCGACAGGTTCGTCCAGAGCTTGTCGGACGCCCCGATCCCCTCGAAGAAGGGCGGATCCATGGCCGTGGCGCCGCCCACAGCGAAGTTGACGCCCTGCCGGACGTCCTTCCCGCGCGACAGGTACGGCTGCAGCAGCGGCAGCCCGAACGCTTGCGCTGCGGCCACAAGAAGGAGGATAAGATTGGCTGGAACGTCACCGGAAAGGAAAATATCGGCAATGGACGGCACGCACCGAGGAAGTCGACGACGAGGCGGCCGTCGGAGCAGCGTCCCGTGGGGCGGTGGAAGTAGGTCATGCCGTAGGGGAAGTGGCCGACGATGTTGAAGGAGAGCGGGCTGGACACGAGCAGGTTGCCGGTGTCGGTCAGGGAGTCGCCGAAGCTGAACATCGACGTGTAGTTCtgaccaccgccgccgccgccgcattgGGCGGGCCGCGCCAGGCAGCAGCAGGCCAGGGCGGCGACGAGCACGGAGAGCCGGGAGATCGCCATGGAACCGCGCGAGAGCCGCAGCGCCGCAAAGCAGTGGCACACCGCACACACTCACTAGCTGGCTAGGTCGACCCACTGACGTCCACTCACTCCTCGAGTGAAGTCTAGGCTATGCAGCCGGGCGGCTAGGCGAGGGGCGAGAGACACCGGCACGAGGCGCTGCCGTCCGTTTCCGCAACGGGACAGGTCCAGTAATGGTGGCTCCTTAAAGGCTCATTCACCGCTGCCATGCTTGAGATTGCGGTTGGGGGAGTTAAGGCGCGGCGAGGGCAAGGGCAAGGCAAGCCCGGAATCCATGGTGAAGGTGAAGGTGAAGTGCACGGGCGCCGCGGTAACTCTGCCGGGGCCGCGCGCGCGGCTCGGTTCGTCCCCTACTGACTGAATGAATGGATAGATAATTGAGGGATCACGTGTGAGCTCGGGCCCTGGCTGACACTCCCAAAGCTCAATTATTCGGACGAGGACGACGCGGTGGCGCTCACGATGCGCTTGGGAGTACGGGGATCTTCGCTCGAGGCGCCCTGTTCCTGTTCTGCCGGTGACCACGCCTCGAGATTGGCGTGCGTGCACAGCAGGCAGGGTCACTTGTAGTTCATGCAGACATGTAGTCGTGTCGTAACTCTGTTCTTGCATGCGGCGGCAAAGAGGACTACTACCATGCGATGAACTCAACCGTACGTGTAGGCAGCCCATTGGCACtctgtttttttctttcgaaATTGGCACTCTGTTCCCTCGGAATATATCAACAACGGAACTTCACTACTAGTAGTGGCATTGGCGAGTTTCAGCAGAAATTCGTTCATAGTTAGTCTTTCCCATTCACGGATATTTTTCCGGAATCTGGAGTCGTCATTACATTCATTGATGACTTACTGGTGCGCATTTAGAGCTCATAATTGCAATCTGATAGACacgaggaaaccttgatagagaCTGCAGACTGGAGCAAGGTATTTAGGGTTTTACTCCATCGGTATCGAAATAGTTGTCGTTCCACGTTTTTAGTGCAAAATTCGTCACGCACAATACTTTTTGTTGCCTCCTAAAATACCCTCACACCTCTCTCGCTCACTCACCCATAGCTCGCTCAGCCGAATCCCTAGCTCGCCTACGCCTCTTCCTCGCACGCGTCGCCGGCGCCTCTCCCTCGCTCGCATCCCCTATGCCTCTCTTCATCGCCgttgttggtgtcaaaaccggtgaatctcgggtagggggtcccgaactgtgaaTCTTGGATCGATGGAGAACAAGGGACGCAgacacgatatttacccaggttcaggcccactataagaggtaataccctacatcCCGCTTGATTATATTGCTTGTGTATATGGGgattacagagttgatctaccacgagatcagagGAACTAAACCCTAGCTAGTACGATGGCGATTGTTCTcctagcctctacggactaaaccctctggtttatatagacaccaggggtaCTAGGGTTTATAGATAGTAGGTTACATCAAGGAAACGTCGGATCTTCCATCTTGACTTGGGGTACACACCAAGGCACAAAAGATCTTTGGTCCAGATACGGTGCGGCCCAATAGTCTGGCCCACGTGAGATGAGCCGGCaccccgaggaccccctagtccaggactccctcagtagcccccttACTAGCCTTCAATGTCGGCTTCCCATAACCCCGAGTTAAGCCTTCACACGATGCTTGATCCATTTCGGTCATATGCCGAGCCGTGTCCGGGTTCCGAACTATCTATATTACTTAGCCTCGAAGGCCAATCGTTCGAGTGTGAACAGTATCTTCGACTGACAACTTTTGGCGAAGGGTCGCgcccggtgtcggtgtcaaaaccggcagatctcgggtagggggtcccgaactgtgcgtctaaggatcgaaggtaacaggaggcaggggacacaatgtttacccaggttcgggccctcttgatggaggtaataccctacttcctgcttgattgactttgatgagtataggggttacaagagttgatctacctcgagatcgtaatggctaaaccctagatgtctagcctgtatgattatgattgcctctacggactaaaccctccggtttatatagacaccagaggggctagggttgtacagagaaaggaatcttcatatccgcacgccaagcttgccttccacgccaaggagagtcctatccggacatggGAGAGAGCCTTCTATCTTGCATCTTCACGGCCCAcgagtccggcccatatcacatagcccggacgcccgagtaccccataatccaggactccctcagtagcccctgaacctatcttcaatgacgatgtatccggcgcgcaaattgtcttcgacattgcaaggcgggttcctcctccgaacacCTCAAAGCAGCTCTCTGGACAAAAGATCTTTATCTGGATCTGTACAATAGGTTAACCTTCCAACCATAAAAGCATAATACTTAGAATATATCCATCGACGGCCCTTTCCGGCGAAACGCCACGTTTGGTTCTGTTATCATCTCAAACCGTTTTTCGGGCCTCCCGCCTCGCGTTTCAATACACAACTTCCACtgacacgtcttgtcaaggcagagatcgtgtcccctcattgcgggattctcattaatacagatttgggtaatccaaccgtgttgttagcacgaccccttgggaataggcaagttttaatGCTCGTGGGGGGGGGGACGCTctatattcactgcctttataaggggataagaatCCACCCTTttcaccccacgccttcttcttcctcggcctatccgccctcgagctccagcgcccaagcttcgaCCCCTTCCGTCCCAGAAAACACTCTAGctatgtccggatccggagcatagggtaggtggatggcctcctccgttacaGAGGCgaacatcaaggagctccggtaAGCGGGGTATTTATCCacggaaatcgcccaccggcttccggccaagaagcaaatcgtccctaccccggagccccatgagagggtagtTTTCATTCCCCATTTCCTTCGCGGATTGGGGTTTCCCCTCCATCCTTTCGCCCGCGGCCTTATattttactacgggctagatttccatgatctagccctgAATTCCTTCCTCAATATTTCAGCGTTCATTGTCGTACGTGGGGCATTCCTCCGcatccctccccacttcagcctatggctcaaggtcttcaat
The Aegilops tauschii subsp. strangulata cultivar AL8/78 chromosome 3, Aet v6.0, whole genome shotgun sequence genome window above contains:
- the LOC109739194 gene encoding GDSL esterase/lipase At5g45910, which codes for MAISRLSVLVAALACCCLARPAQCGGGGGGQNYTSMFSFGDSLTDTGNLLVSSPLSFNIVGHFPYGMTYFHRPTGRCSDGRLVVDFLAQAFGLPLLQPYLSRGKDVRQGVNFAVGGATAMDPPFFEGIGASDKLWTNLSLSVQLDWFEKLKPLLCSSPKNCKKYFSRSLFLVGEIGGNDYNYAFFKGKTLDDAKSYVPTVSSAIIDATERLIKGGAMHLVVPGNLPMGCSSAYLTLHPGRSRGDYDAVGCLKTYNDFAQRHNAMVQQKLQVLRLKYPEARIMYADYYGAAMAFAKNPKQFGFKQGPLKTCCGGGGPYNFNPKASCGVRGSSVCADPSAYANWDGVHLTEAAYHAIADSILHGPYTSPRLL